The following proteins are encoded in a genomic region of Stegostoma tigrinum isolate sSteTig4 chromosome 2, sSteTig4.hap1, whole genome shotgun sequence:
- the LOC132207174 gene encoding octapeptide-repeat protein T2-like — protein sequence RERERERERERERERGVEREREVEREWGKERGGERERERERGEREREREGGRERERGGEKEREGGREREERERERERERERERERGQERERERERGRERERERGRERERGRERERSREREREREREIEREIERDRSRDRERDRERERERSIERERSIERERSIERERDRSRERERAQREREREVERERERERGREKERGREKERGRERKRGRERKRGRERKRVERERGVERERERGRERERERLL from the exons agagagagagagagagagagagagagagagagagagcggg agagaggggtcgagagagagagagaggtcgagagagagtggg ggaaagagagagggggagagagagagagagagagagagaggggggagagagagagagagagagagggggggagagagagagagagggggggagagaaagagagagagggggggagagagagaga agagagagagagagagagagagagagagagagagagagagagagagaggggtcaagagagagagaggg agagagagaggggtcgagagagagagagagagaggggtcgagagagagagaggggtcgagagagagagaggtcgagagagagagag agagagagagagagagagatcgagagagagatcgagagagatcgatcgagagatagagagagagatcgagagagagagagagagagatcgatagagagagagagatcgatcgagagggagagatcgatcgagagggagagagatcgatcgagagaaagagagagagctc agagagagagagagagggaggtcgagagagagagagagaggg agaggggtcgagagaaagagaggggtcgagagaaagagaggggtcgagagagaaagaggggtcgagagagaaagaggggtcgagagagaaagagggtcgagagagaaagaggggtcgagagagagagagagaggggtcgagagagagagagagagaga TTACTTTGA